The segment GCACCGGATACGACGCAGATCCGCCGCCTGACCTGCCGTAGCTGCTCGTGGCTTGGACCGGTGGAACGCTCGTTGAGGGTAATCCCGTCAGAGGAGCCATCGGCACGGAAGAAGACCGTCGCGACATCACCCACGACGTCCGAGCCCGCCAGCAGATTGAGGTCTGTTTCGTCGAGGTACCCGCCGGCATATACGTGGCTGGGGTAGTCCGCATGCACCGACCCCACGCCGAAGATGGCGATGCTCATTTTGGCTTGGAGCTCGAGCACGCGTTGGACGCTTCGCTCATTCCACATGGCAGTCTTTGTCGACGCGTGGTCGAAGAATGCGGGCACGGGGAACTGTTCCACCCGTGCTCCATAAGCGATGCCAAAGCGCCGCATGATGTCGCTGGCGTACGTGATTCCGGTGGTTTGCATGTTGCCCGCACCGTTGAGCTGGACGATGGTGCTGTCGTGGGTGATCTTGCGGGTCAGATGCCTGCTGACGGCGCTGATGGTGGCACCCCAGGCGACGCCGATGATGGCATTTGAATCGACGAGGGGACCTATGGTGCGTGCTGCCTGCATCGCGACCCGGTCAAGGGTTTCCGCCTCGTTCAAGGTGTCCAGAACGGGAACCACGTGCACGTCGACCCCATATTGGCTGCGGATCATGCGCTCCAGTTCGGGGGCGGAGTCCAGCGGGCTGCGGATCTGGACTTGCACCAGTCCCGACTCGCGGGCCGAGGACAGCAGGCGGGAGACGGTTGAACGCGAGGTCCGAAGTTCCCGGGCGATCGCGTCCATCGTGAGGTCCTGAAGGTAGTACATCTGCGCTGCCCGGAGGGCGTCCGAAGCTCGTGATCGTGGCATCTGGGTTCCGTTCTGCACGTTTGTGCAAATAGCTTGACTTCATTTTCCACTCCTTCGAAGAATAGTTGTGCAAGGTGCGACGTCAAGAGATGCAGCGCACATACCAATGCCCAAGGGAGCAGTTTTGGGATACAACAGCATTTTCAGTTCCGCAGAGGGATCACCTCGCCGAAACTCGGCTTCCGCGCTTCGTGAACGTCCGCAAGCCCGGGTGCTGATCATCGGAGGCGGCATCAACGGCGTGGCTACCTTCCGTGATCTGGCGCTGCAGGGCGTGGACGTTGCCCTCGTCGAGCGCGGTGACTATTGCCAAGGTGCCAGCGGAGCCTCGTCCCATATGATCCACGGCGGTATCCGCTACCTTGAGAACGGCGAATTCCGCTTGGTGAAAGAGTCGGTGCTCGAGCGCAACCGGCTTTTGAAGATCGCTCCCCACTACGTCAAGCCACTGCAGACCACCATCCCCATCTTCAGCACCTTCTCCGGCATCCTTTCCGCTCCCACCCGATTCCTTACCCACAAGCAAGGGAAGCCGAAGGAACGCGGCGCCTTCCTCATCAAGCTTGGGCTGAGCATGTATGACTTCTTCTCCCGCGACGGGGGCAGCGTCCCCCGCCACCAGTTCCGCGGCAGGGAAAAAGCATTGACCGAACTGCCGCGGCTGCATCCCGGCATCAAATACGCAGCCACGTACTTTGACGCTTCCGTGCACAATCCCGAGCGGCTCACGCTCGACGTGCTGCAGGATGGCGAAAGGGCCGGCATCGGAAGCGGGCTGCCGGGCGGCAGCGCACGCGCAAGCAACTATGTGTTCTTGGTGTCCATGGACCACACAGCTGGTGTGGATGCTACAGCGGATTCTGTCTTGCTCCGGGATGAGCTCACGGGCGAGGAGTTCAGCTTCCATGCCGACGTCATCGTCAACACCACCGGGGCGTGGGTGGATCTCACCAACAAGGCGATGGGGACCGCGAGCCATTTCATGGGAGGGACCAAAGGTTCCCACATCGTGCTGGATCACCCGGAACTTCTCGCAGCCTGCGGTGGTCGCGAAATCTTCTTCGAACACACGGACGGGCGGATCGTCCTGATCTACCCCATGGGTGACCGTGTCCTCGTGGGCACCACCGATGTGGACGCCGACATGGCCGAGGACGCAGTGTGCACGGAAGCCGAGATCGACTATTTCTTCGATCTCGTTGGACACGTCTTCCCCTCCGTCACCGTGGACCGCAGCCATATCGTCTACAGTTTCGCCGGGGTCCGGCCGCTTCCGCGCCACGATGACACTCAGCCCGGGTTCGTTTCCCGCGACTACCGCATCGAACGAAGCGAGGGCCCGGCCTCCGGTCCTGTGGCCGCCGGTGACTTGACCGCCGGGGGCGGGAAGGCCGCCGTCGTACTTTCCTTGATCGGCGGAAAATGGACCACTTTCCGGGCCCTTGCCGAACACCTCAGCAATGATGTGCTCCGCGAACTGGGCATGGAACGCAAGGTCTCGACGGCGAAGCTCGCCATCGGGGGCGGATCCGGCTTCCCGGACAGTGAAGAAGGGATCCAAGACTGGGTCAAGGGACACATGGCTCCCGGCCTCGGCGCCGACCGGGTCAGCGGCTTGCTGACGCGCTACGGGACCCGGGCCGAAGACGTCATCGCCTACCTCCATGCGGGCGAGGACCGGAGACTGCGCTCCACGAACGAGCTCAGCGTCCGTGAACTGGAATTCATGGCCGGCAACGAACAGATCGGGCACCTCGTGGATGTCCTCATCCGCCGCACCTCGCTGGCTTTCCGGGGTCTCGTGACAGGGGAGCTCCTCAACGAAATCGCCGAAGTCCTTTCCGCGCAGCTTGCCTGGGACGCAGCGAGGCGTGACGCCGAGATCCAGCATGCACAGGAGGTCCTTCAACGTTTTCATGGCGTGACTGTTCACAGCCTCGTCGCATGAACGTAATGTACGTCACATCAGCTTGATTGTTCCGGCCAAAACGCCCTAACAAAACCTGCAGGGCTGACAACAGAAGAAAATGAGGAGTCAAAGATGTCTCTCGGAATAGTTTTCCTTTCCGAAGTGTTCGGAACCGGCATGCTTACCCTGCTTGGCTGTGGCGTTGTGGCAAACGTCGCGCTGAAGGGCACGAAGGGTAACAACGGCGGGTTCCTGATGGTGAATTTTGGCTGGGGCATCGCAGTATTTGCCGGCGTGTACGTGGCTGCCATGTCCGGTGCGCACCTGAACCCGGCCGTGACGCTTGGCCTTTTGGTTGATGGCAAGGCCGAGTTCGCCCCCGGGGTGGCGGTGAGTGCGGCATCCACGTTCACTTACTTCGGTGGAGAACTGACCGGCGCCTTCTTGGGTGCCATCTTCGCTTGGCTCGCCCACAAGCAACACTTCGATGCTGAGCCGCTGGCAGCCAGCAAACTCGCGGTGTTCTCCACGGGTCCGGCTATCCGCTCGTACCCTTGGAACCTGGTTACTGAAATCATCGGCACGTTTGTGCTTGTCTTCGTGATCCTGACCTTCGGCGGCACGCCTTCCGGCCTGGGTCCGCTGGCAGTGGCATTGCTCGTCGTCGGCATCGGCGCGTCCCTTGGCGGGCCAACCGGCTATGCCATCAACCCGGCACGTGACCTCGGCCCCCGCATCGCGCACGCTCTTCTACCGATCAAGGGCAAAGGCTCCAGCGACTGGGCCTACTCCTGGGTTCCGGTAGTAGGTCCCCTCCTGGGCGGAACCATCGCCGGTCTCGTCGCGCACTCGGTGCCGATCATGGCAACCGTGGCCAAGTAGTAAATCGCTCAGACCATATCCCGTATCCGCACCACAGCAAGCAGACAAGGACGTCAAAATGTCGCAATACGTCATCGCCATTGATCAGGGAACCACCAGCTCGCGAGCCATCGTGTTCGATCACACAGGCAACATTGTCTCCACCGGCCAGATGGAGCACGAGCAAATATTCCCTCAGGCCGGTTGGGTGGAGCACAACCCGGTGGAAATCTGGAACAACGTCAGGGAGGTCGTCGGTTCGGCGTTGTCCAAGGCCAACCTGACCCGCCACGACATCGCTGCCGTGGGTATCACCAACCAGCGCGAAACCGCCGTCGTGTGGGACAAGAACACGGGCGAACCGATCTACAACGCCATCGTCTGGCAGGACACGCGCACCCAATCGATCGTGGACGAACTCGCCCGGGACGGCGGTGCCGAGCGCTTCAAGCAAAAGGTCGGCCTTCCCTTGGCCACGTACTTCTCCGGCACCAAGATCAAGTGGATCCTGGACAACGTTGAAGGAGCGCGGGCCAAGGCCGAAGCCGGCGACCTGGTCTTCGGCAACACCGACTGCTGGGTCTTGTGGAACCTGACCGGCGGCGTCGACGGCGGTGTGCATGCCACCGATGTCACGAACGCCTCGCGCACGATGTTCATGGACCTCGACACCCTGCAGTGGGACCAGGACATTCTGGACGCGTTCGGCGTGCCGGCGTCGATGATGCCCGCTATCAAGTCCTCCTCCGAGGTTTACGGCACCGTCCACACTTCCCAACTGCTGCGCGAGGTACCGGTCGCGGGTATCCTGGGTGATCAGCAGGCGGCGACCTTTGGCCAGGCGGCGTTCGAGCCGGGAGAAGCGAAGAACACCTACGGCACCGGCTGCTTCCTGATCTTCAACACGGGCGAAGAGATCGTCCACTCGAAGAACGGCTTGCTGACGACGCTTTGCTACAAGCTGGGCGATGCCAAGCCGCATTATGCCTTGGAAGGTTCCATTGCCGTCACGGGTTCACTGATCCAGTGGCTCCGCGACAACCTCGGCATGATCAGCTCCGCTCCGGAGGTGGAGACGCTGGCGGCCAGCGTCGAGGACAACGGCGGCGTATACATCGTGCCCGCGTTCTCCGGCCTGTTCGCCCCGTACTGGCGCGCAGACGCGCGCGGAGCCATCGTGGGCCTCACCCGCTTCGCCAACAAGGGTCACATCGCACGCGCAGCGCTGGAGGCCACAGCGTTCCAGACCCGCGAAGTGCTCGACGCCGTCAACGCGGACTCCGGCGTTCCGCTGACCGAGCTGAAGGTCGACGGCGGCATGGTCGCCAATGAGGCGCTCATGCAGTTCCAGGCGGACATCCTGGGTGTGCCGGTGGTCCGTCCGAAGGTCGTGGAAACCACGGCCCTGGGAGCGGCCTACGCGGCAGGCCTCGCCGTCGGCTTCTGGAAAGACCTCGGCGAGCTCAGCGCAAACTGGGGCGAGGACAAGCGCTGGGAGCCGCAGATGGACGCGGGCGAACGGGACCGCCAGATGCGCCTGTGGAAGAAGGCAGTCACCAAGTCCATGGATTGGGTCGACGAGGACGTTAAGTAGGCCTCCTTGAGAGAGGTTCCGGGGACTCCCGCCCGCCCGTCCCCAGCTGCTCCCAACGCTCGCAAGCTCGCGTCGGGACCCTCGCAGCTGTGGGCCCACCGCGGTGCCCACCACACCATGGCGGGGAGTCCCCGGAACCTCAACCGGCGCTGCATCGGTTCTTGAAACCACGCCATGGACTTGGTGCGGTAAGGTGGCTTTATGCGTGCGATCCTTCTGCTTGGCTAGCCGCCCGGTAAACGTCGACCTTAGAGAACGCGAACCGAGCGGCCGCCCCTCCTTGCCGAGGGGCTTTTGTGTGTCCGGGACCTTCCGGGACCCGGAGCAGGAGGCAAAACCGTCATGGAAGAACAGAAGAGGGCAGCAGTGAGCGTTCAGCCGGAGACAGAAACCGGAGCACAGTCAGTAGTGGCAGGCGAGACGCCCGAGGAGGGTGTCTACAGCTTCGCTTCGATGGAGGCCAAGTGGCCGCAGGTCTGGGAAGACCTCAAAGTCTTCACTCCCGTTGACGACGGCTCCCGCGAGCGGCGCTACGTCCTGGACATGTTCCCCTACCCTTCCGGGGACCTCCACATGGGCCATGCCGAGGCCTTCGCCATGGGCGACGTCGTGGCCCGGTACCTGCGGCAGAAGGGCTTTGACGTCCTGCACCCTATCGGCTGGGACTCCTTCGGGCTGCCCGCGGAGAACGCCGCCATCAAGCGCAACGCCCACCCAAGCGAGTGGACGTACGCCAACATCGATACCCAGGCGGCATCGTTCAAGCGTTATGCCATCTCTGTCGATTGGTCCCGCCGGCTGCACACTTCGGATCCCGAGTACTACCGCTGGACACAGTGGCTGTTCAAGCGCTTCTACGAGCGTGGCCTGGCCTACCGCAAGGATTCCCCGGTCAACTGGTGCCCGAAGGACTTGACCGTACTGGCGAACGAGCAAGTGGTCAACGGCGCTTGCGAACGCTGCGGAACCCCGGTCACCAAGAAGTCCCTGAATCAGTGGTACTTCAAGATCACCGACTACGCTGACCGCTTGCTGGACGACATGTCCGAACTGCAAGGGCACTGGCCCGAGCGGGTGCTGGCGATGCAGCGCAACTGGATCGGCCGCTCCGAGGGCGCACACGTGCGGTTCGTCATCGAAGCCGCGGATACCAGGGCCGAACGTGAAGTGACTGTCTTCACCACCCGCCCGGACACCCTGTATGGGGCAACCTTCTTCGTTGTTGCCGCGGACGCGCACCTGGCATTGGACCTGGTCACGCCCGAACACCACGACGCCCTCATGGCCTACCGTGAAAGGGTCAAGGCCCTGTCCGACATCGAGCGCCAGTCGACTGAGCGCGAGAAGACAGGCGTGTTCACCGGCCGTTACGCCATTAATCCCCTCAACGGTGAAAAACTTCCCGTCTGGGCCGCCGACTACGTGCTCGCGGACTACGGCACGGGGGCCATCATGGCGGTACCCGCCCATGACCAGCGCGACCTTGATTTCGCCCGGGCCTTTGATCTGCCGGTGCGTCCCGTGCTGGACACCGGTGCGGAAAACCCCGCGGAAAGCGGCATTGCGTCCGCCGGTGAGGGAACCCTGATCAACTCCGGCGAACTGGATGGATTGTCCAAGGCTGAGGCCGTCCCGGCAGCCATCGACATTTTGGAGAAGCTGGGCACGGGGGAGAAGTTCGTCAACTTCCGCTTGCGCGACTGGCTGCTGAGCCGGCAGCGTTTCTGGGGAACACCGATCCCCATCATCCACTGCGCCGAATGCGGCGAGGTCCCGGTCCCGGACGATCAACTTCCGGTCAGGCTGCCTGAAGACCTTCGCGGCGAGGCTTTGTCGCCGCGGGGTACGTCTCCTCTCGCTGCCGCGGCTGAATGGGTCAACGTGGAGTGCCCGAATTGCGGACGGGCGGCCCAGCGCGACACGGACACCATGGACACGTTCGTGGACTCGTCCTGGTACTTCTTGCGCTTCGTTTCCCCGCATTACACCGAAGGCCCCTTCGATCCGGCCAAGATCAACGACTGGATGCCCGTGGGGCAATACGTGGGCGGCGTGGAGCACGCCATCCTGCACTTGCTGTACGCCCGCTTCTTCACCAAGGTCATCCACGACATGGGAATGCTTGCGGCCGACGAGCCATTCAGCGCCCTGCTCAACCAAGGCCAGGTTCTCAACGGCGGCAAGGCCATGAGCAAGTCCCTCGGTAACGGCGTGGACCTTAGCGAGCAACTGGACAAGTTCGGCGTCGATGCCGTCCGCCTGACCATGGTCTTCGCCTCCCCGCCCGAGGACGACGTCGACTGGGCGGATGTTTCGCCGTCGGGCTCGGCGAAGTTCCTTGCCCGCGCGTGGCGCCTCGGCCAGGACGTCGCGAGCGAACCCGGCGTCGACGTCTCCACCGGTGACCGTGCCCTGCGCACCGTCACCCACAGGACCATCGCCGACGCCGTGGAGTTGTTGGACAACAACAAATTCAACGTCGTGGTGGCCAAGCTGATGGAACTCGTCAACGCGACCCGCAAGACCATCGATTCCGGGGCCGGTGGCGCAGATCCTGCCGTCCGCGAAGCCGCCGAGGCCGTGGCGGTCATCTTGAGCCTCTTCGCGCCGTACACGGCCGAGGACCTGTGGAACCAGTTGGGCCACCCGGCCTCCGTGGCAAACGCGGGTTGGCCTTCCCACGATCCTTCGCTCCTTGTCCAGGACACCGTAACGGCCGTGGTCCAGGTCCAAGGCAAGGTCCGCGACCGCCTCGACGTATCGCCGGACATCAGTGAAGACGCCCTGCGCGAGCTTGCGTTGGCAAGCGAAAACGTGCAGCGGGCACTCGACGGCCGTGGCATCCGCACCGTGATCGTACGTGCGCCTAAACTGGTCAACATCGTCCCGGCATAGCCGGGAATGCGGCCGCCGGCGTTTGCCGGCGGCCGGGCAGCAGCCCAGGAGGCATCGTTGACGGACCGCGAACCACCTGCATGGATGTGGCTCAAGGAACGTCTGGCCCGCCTACGCCAGTCGACGACGCCGGGCCGCGGCGGAGCTGAACCAGCGCCTGTTCCGGTCCGCACCGCCGTCGTCACTGACTCGGCAGCCGCGCTCCCGGCCGAATGGGTCAAGGCGTTCGTCGCCGACGGGCGCCTCGCCGTGGTGCCGATGCCTGTGATGGTGGGTGAGGAAATCTACGGCGAGGGTGAAGACGATATCACCCAGACGCTCGCACTGGCACTGGCGGCCGGATCGCAAGTGAAGACTTCAAGGCCTTCTCCCGGCCAGTTCGAACAGGCTTATCTCGCCGCCAAGGCTCGCGGCTTCGAGGCGGTCGTCTCCATCCATATCTCCTCCGGGCTGTCGGGCACGGCCGACGCCGCCAGGCTGGCCGCCGAGCGCGTTTCAATCCCCGTCGAGGTCATTGACTCCCGCACTGTCGGAATGGCCCTGGGCATGGGTGTCCAAAGCGCCCTTGTGGCTGCAGCGGACGGTCGTTCGGCGGCCGAGGTCCGGCGCTTTGCCGAGGAGCGCATGGGCCGAACCAAGGTCTACTTCTACGTGCCGAGCCTTGAGCAGCTCCGGCGCGGCGGCAGAATCGGCACTGCTGCGTCTTTTCTGGGGACGATGCTGTCCATCAAGCCGATCCTCGCGGTCGACGACGGCAAGATCGTGCCGCTTGAGAAGGTGCGCTCGGCGGCGAGGGCCGTCGCCCGGCTTGAGGAAATCGTCGCTGCGGATGTCACTTCCCGCCCGGCAGGACAAGCGCGGCTTGCCGTGCACCACTTTGGAAACCTTGCAGAGGCCGAGCGGCTCGCCGCACGGCTGGAAGCGCACTGCCCGGGGTGCCCACCCGCACAAATCAGCACCTTACCGGCCGTGCTGGCTGCCCACGCTGGCCTCGGCGTCCTGGCCGTGATCGTCGGGGAAAGCAGTACACCTGGCCTTGCGGAACGCCCGGCAGGCAGTTCCACGGAGGGTGCCGGGGCCGGTAAGCCGACCGCGGGCAGCAGCTGATCCTCCACAACGTCTCTCGATAGGAGAGTTGTCCACATAGGGCCGATGCTGCCTGCCAATGGTGGATTGGCCGTTCTACGCTCGGGGATATGCCGCGCAGGAAAGGTTCCCCCTCAGCCAACCACGCTGCGAGCGCTGCCCGGCAACGGTTCGCGGCGCGCCTTGCACCGGAGGGGCCGGACAGTGCCGGGCCCGGCGGTGCCCATCGCGGGCATGACAACGATCCTCTACCGCTTTTGCCCTTGGGCGAGTCCATTCAAGGCGGCCCGGGAAGCTCCCAGACCGGCTTCGTCTGCGATGAATGGGAGGGTCCGGGGGAGTCCGGAGCCTCTCCACGGCTACGCTGGCGAACTCCGTGGCGTGTAGCCACCTTGCTGGCCATTCCTTGCTTGCTGTTGCTGTCGTGGTGTGCCTGGCAGGTCTGGGCGCGACAGCCGACGGCAGAGCCGTTGGTCCGTAGCTCGTCAGCGGGAGGACGGGCGGTTGCCGGCGTTGACGGAGCTGCGGTTGACGGGGCTGGGAGGGACGGGGCCGGGAGGGACGGGGCCCAGACGGGGTCGCCGGACCCGCACGGCCGGATCACTGTCCATGTGGCCGGTGCGGTAAAGAATCCCGGAGTCGTCACGTTGCCCGTCGGAGCGCGTGTAGTTGACGCGATTGGCGCCGCCGGCGGAGCAGATCCAGCGGCCGAGCTGAACAGGCTCAACCTTGCGGCGGTGGTGCAGGACGCCGCGAAGATCCATGTTCCTCTGCCAGGAGAACCCGCTTCCTCGGCAGATGGACCAGCTCCTGGCGCGGCCGTGAACGAGGCTACCGAAAGCAGGAACCCGGGAACCGGGAGTTCAGCAGCTCGCAAGATCAACCTCAACACGGCAACGGCCGAAGAACTCGACAGCCTGCCCAAGGTGGGTCCCGTCCTGGCCAAGCGCATCGTCGAGTGGCGGCAGCAGCACGGACCGTTTGCGGCAGTGGAAGACCTCGATGCCGTGGATGGTGTCGGGCCAAAGATGCTGGAAACCCTCTTGCCCCTGGTGACTGTCTGACATGGCACGGGAGGGAGAAAGCCGCATCGACCTGCGCTTGGTTCCGTCGGCCTTGCTCACGTGGGCCGTCTCCCTCTCGGCCGCTTTCCTGCCCACATCATCGACTGTGGGCCTTTGCGCGGCCTTGTTCGTTGGCTCGTGCGTTCTCCTGGCCGGGTGGCGTCGACGGGCCTTTCAGCGTAGCCCGCGTCCGATCATGAGGACGCTTCAAGCCACCTTGGCGGTTGCGTGCCTGTTCGGGGCTGCCGTGGCCGCCCGTGCTGCGTTAGATGCCGCACCCCGGCAGGACGGTCCGGTCGCACAGGCTGCGGCATCCCGTGACTCGGTGGTCATCCACGTGCTGATTGTGGGAGATCCGAGGGAACTGGGCACCGCCTCCCGTGGATCCGGACGGTGGGCTGTTCCGGCCGAAGTGATTGACATCGCCGCCGACGGATTGTTGATTCGTTCGCGCGCGAAGATTCTGCTGACCGGTGGAGAAGGCTGGGACCAGGTTGTAACGGGCCAGAAAGTCAGAACCGCAGGAAGGCTGAAACAGGCAAAAGCGGGCCAGGCGGAGGCCGCCGTTCTCGCGGCTGCCACGCCTCCCATGCAGCCGGAGGCGAAGGAAAGCGTCTCCCACGGTCCGGCGCAACTGAAGAAACAGTTCAAGTCTGCTACCGAGTGGCTGCAGGGCGACGCTGCGGGTCTTCTCCCTGGAATGGTCACGGGTGACACCACGGCCCTGGATGAAGGCCTTGAAGCCGTCATGAAGACGACCGGAACCACTCACCTCACAGCCGTCAGCGGGGCAAATTGCAGTCTGATTCTTGGGGGCCTTGTGCTTTTGGCCAGGACCTTCCGGCTTGCCAGGGGAGTCACGGCAATCGCGGCCCTGATGGGGTTGGCCGCCTTTGTCATGATGGTAGGACCGGATGCGAGTGTCCTCAGGGCTGCGGTCATGGGGGCGATCGGCCTCGCAGCGCTGAGCGGCGGGCGGAGGGGCCGGAGTCTGGGGTTTCTCTGCCTTGCGGTGATTGGCCTGCTGATTCTGGATCCTTCACTTGGCATGAGCATTGGATTCCTTTTGTCGGTCCTCGCCACGTTGGGAATTGTCGTGTTCGCACGCCCCATCGCATCCTGGGCTCCAGCTTGGGTGCCTTCCTGGCTCGCTTCGGCCATTGCGGTTCCCTTGGCGGCGCAGCTTCTGTGCAGTCCCGTGATTGTCGGCCTGCAGCCGCAGTTCTCCAGTTACTCGTTGATCACAAATGTCGCGGTGGCGCCGTTCGTCGCACCAGTCACGATTTTGGGGACCATGGCCGTTCCCTTGGTTCCCCTGCTTCCTTGGTTTGCGGTCATTCCCATAGCCGTTGCCGGGGCGAGTGCCGCCGTGGTGGCAGCGACTGCCAGGTTGTTTGCGGGACTTCCAGGCGCGTCCCTGCCTTGGCCGGAAGGACCGACGGGAATTGCCACCATGATTCTGTGCTCGCTTGCCACCCTTGTGCTGGTGTGGTTGGTCCTGCATCCAGTGTGGGCTGGCGCTGCTGTGCTGGCTTTGCACCGCCGCTTAGTACTCCTCATGGCCGCCGGAGAGTCAGCTGTTCGCCGCCAAGGTGCCAAGGGCCATCACAGGGGGTGCGGGCACCGGTCAAGGGAACCGCAGCCTGGGCCACCGCCGGCCCGGCTGGACGTGGGAGACTAGAACTCTGAAAGAAAACTTCTGGAAGGAAGCAACATTGGCTGCTGCCTCGGTCTCCAAGGCTAAACCCTCCGCGGCAAACACCGTCAGCTGGCGGGAGGTCACCCCGTCCGCCGTAGTCCTCATCACCGGACCTGAGGAGTACCTCGGAATCCGTGCCATGGACCGCATACGTTCCCACGTGCGGTCAGCGGCGCCGGACGTGGAAATCAGCAAGCTTAATGCCGGCAGCTACGAATCCGGATCCCTCGCCATGACCGTCACGCCGTCGTTGTTCGATGAAGCCAAGCTCATCGAGATCGAGGGCCTCGAGTCCATGAACGATGCCTTCCTTGCCGATGCCCTGGCCTACCTCGCACAGCCGGAGAACGACGTCGTGCTGGTCCTTCGGCACGGAGGCGGGACGCGGGGTAAGAAGCTTCTGGATGCCGTGAAGTCCTCCGGGTGGCCCGTTGTGGACTGCCAACCTTTGAAAAAGGACGCCGAAAAAACAGCATTCGTCGTTTCGGAATTCAAGGCAGGCGGGCGCCGCATCGAAGCGGAAGCTGTCCAAGCCCTCGTCAACGCCGTCGGGGCCAGCCTCTCGGAGCTTGCCGCGGCGTGCAACCAGCTCATCGCGGATGCCACCACCCCAGTGGATGCAGCCACGGTAGAGCGATACTACGGCGGCCGCGTGGAAGCCACGGCATTCAAAGTTGCCGATGCCGCCATGGCCGGCAATGGACCGCAGGCCCTGTCCAGCCTCCGGCATGCACTGGCCACCGGAGTCGACCCCGTGCCCCTCGTTGCCGCGCTTGCCGCAAAGCTCCGCACCCTCGCCAAGGTTGCAGGCGCACAAGGATCGTCAGCACAGATCGCCAAGCAACTCGGCATACAGCCATGGCTCGTGGAACAGGCCCAGCGGGATGTCCGGCGCTGGACTCCGGACGGCCTGATCCGCTCGATCCAAGTCACCGCGGAAGCGGACGCCCAAGTCAAAGGCCTCTCCCGCGATCCCGTGTACGCGGTCGAACACGCCGTCACGGTCATTGCTACCTCAGCCCGGGGCCGCTAGCCCACGCGCGACTCCCAGATTCTTGGACGACACAAGCAATCCGTGGCGACGCCCGAATCCACGCGTCCCAGGTCCTTTTGCGCGTCGTGAGTCGATTAAATACTTGAGGCCGGCACCCAGGGGTGCCGGCCTCACGTTCAGCTCAGTCGAACTGGGAAAACCTTAGAGTGCGTTGACCTTTTTGGAGATCGCCGACTTGCGGTTTGCGGCGTTGTTCTTGTGAATAACGCCCTTGCTGACAGCCTTGTCCAGCTTGCGGCTGGCAGCAACAAGAGCCTTTGCAGCGGCATCCTTGTCCGTGGACTCAACGGCGGTGGCAACGGCGCGGATGGCCGTCTTCAGCTCAGACTTGACAGCGTTGTTACGCAGGCGAGCCTTCTCGTTGGTGAGGATGCGCTTCTTCTGGGACTTGATATTAGCCACGTGTGTGAACTCTCTTTTTAATGCGGAAATTGGTCTAGAGGGTTATCAGGTTGGCCATCGACTGAGCGGCGTGGGGATGCCTATGGCAGCCAACCATGAGTGCCCGTCGACCTGCACGGACACACAGCCATAAATATTATCAGACTCATCGCTTTTCCGGGGATTTGGCATCTAGGCCGAGTCGTGTCGCCCGCCCAGCCTCCGCGCCACGAGCTGGAAAGTGCGTTGGTCCAGGATGGCGCCCTCGCGCCGCACGTCCGAAGGGTTGATCCGCACCACCCGGTCCACCTTGACTTCGCTGGGCCGCCCCTGCCGGTCCCAGGCACCCGTGCCAATGTCGACGTAGTCTTCGGAGCGGTAGCCGTCGTCGTGGTCTTTGCTGGTGAGC is part of the Arthrobacter methylotrophus genome and harbors:
- a CDS encoding sugar-binding transcriptional regulator, yielding MPRSRASDALRAAQMYYLQDLTMDAIARELRTSRSTVSRLLSSARESGLVQVQIRSPLDSAPELERMIRSQYGVDVHVVPVLDTLNEAETLDRVAMQAARTIGPLVDSNAIIGVAWGATISAVSRHLTRKITHDSTIVQLNGAGNMQTTGITYASDIMRRFGIAYGARVEQFPVPAFFDHASTKTAMWNERSVQRVLELQAKMSIAIFGVGSVHADYPSHVYAGGYLDETDLNLLAGSDVVGDVATVFFRADGSSDGITLNERSTGPSHEQLRQVRRRICVVSGASKINGLRGALAARLATDLIVDEATAKRLVSFGSPS
- a CDS encoding MIP/aquaporin family protein, with translation MSLGIVFLSEVFGTGMLTLLGCGVVANVALKGTKGNNGGFLMVNFGWGIAVFAGVYVAAMSGAHLNPAVTLGLLVDGKAEFAPGVAVSAASTFTYFGGELTGAFLGAIFAWLAHKQHFDAEPLAASKLAVFSTGPAIRSYPWNLVTEIIGTFVLVFVILTFGGTPSGLGPLAVALLVVGIGASLGGPTGYAINPARDLGPRIAHALLPIKGKGSSDWAYSWVPVVGPLLGGTIAGLVAHSVPIMATVAK
- a CDS encoding glycerol-3-phosphate dehydrogenase/oxidase, coding for MPKGAVLGYNSIFSSAEGSPRRNSASALRERPQARVLIIGGGINGVATFRDLALQGVDVALVERGDYCQGASGASSHMIHGGIRYLENGEFRLVKESVLERNRLLKIAPHYVKPLQTTIPIFSTFSGILSAPTRFLTHKQGKPKERGAFLIKLGLSMYDFFSRDGGSVPRHQFRGREKALTELPRLHPGIKYAATYFDASVHNPERLTLDVLQDGERAGIGSGLPGGSARASNYVFLVSMDHTAGVDATADSVLLRDELTGEEFSFHADVIVNTTGAWVDLTNKAMGTASHFMGGTKGSHIVLDHPELLAACGGREIFFEHTDGRIVLIYPMGDRVLVGTTDVDADMAEDAVCTEAEIDYFFDLVGHVFPSVTVDRSHIVYSFAGVRPLPRHDDTQPGFVSRDYRIERSEGPASGPVAAGDLTAGGGKAAVVLSLIGGKWTTFRALAEHLSNDVLRELGMERKVSTAKLAIGGGSGFPDSEEGIQDWVKGHMAPGLGADRVSGLLTRYGTRAEDVIAYLHAGEDRRLRSTNELSVRELEFMAGNEQIGHLVDVLIRRTSLAFRGLVTGELLNEIAEVLSAQLAWDAARRDAEIQHAQEVLQRFHGVTVHSLVA
- the glpK gene encoding glycerol kinase GlpK, giving the protein MSQYVIAIDQGTTSSRAIVFDHTGNIVSTGQMEHEQIFPQAGWVEHNPVEIWNNVREVVGSALSKANLTRHDIAAVGITNQRETAVVWDKNTGEPIYNAIVWQDTRTQSIVDELARDGGAERFKQKVGLPLATYFSGTKIKWILDNVEGARAKAEAGDLVFGNTDCWVLWNLTGGVDGGVHATDVTNASRTMFMDLDTLQWDQDILDAFGVPASMMPAIKSSSEVYGTVHTSQLLREVPVAGILGDQQAATFGQAAFEPGEAKNTYGTGCFLIFNTGEEIVHSKNGLLTTLCYKLGDAKPHYALEGSIAVTGSLIQWLRDNLGMISSAPEVETLAASVEDNGGVYIVPAFSGLFAPYWRADARGAIVGLTRFANKGHIARAALEATAFQTREVLDAVNADSGVPLTELKVDGGMVANEALMQFQADILGVPVVRPKVVETTALGAAYAAGLAVGFWKDLGELSANWGEDKRWEPQMDAGERDRQMRLWKKAVTKSMDWVDEDVK